Proteins co-encoded in one Bacteroidota bacterium genomic window:
- the kbl gene encoding glycine C-acetyltransferase — MYDTLKPILEQELQNIKDNGLYKKERIIISPQGADIKLNTGQEVINFCANNYLGLSSHPKVVAAAKQYIDSHGYGMSSVRFICGTQDIHKELEQKIAKFLGTEDTILYVAAFDANGGVFEPLFNEEDAIISDELNHASIIDGVRLCKAQRFRYKNNDMADLEAKLIEAQGARNRIIVTDGVFSMDGTIAQLDKICDLADKYKALVMIDESHASGFVGKTGRGTHEYCNVMGRVDIITGTLGKALGGASGGFTSGKKEIIEMLRQRSRPYLFSNTLAPSITGASIAVLDMLSETTELRDKLEENTKYFREEMTKAGFDIKPGVHPIVPIMLYDAVVAQQMADKLLAEGIYVIGFFYPVVAKGLARIRVQISAGHDRHHLEKAVAAFTKVGRELGVLKATA; from the coding sequence ATGTACGATACCTTAAAACCCATATTGGAGCAAGAACTGCAAAACATTAAAGATAACGGGCTTTATAAAAAAGAGCGCATTATTATTTCGCCACAAGGAGCTGATATTAAGCTAAACACCGGGCAAGAGGTAATAAACTTTTGTGCCAACAACTACTTGGGACTTTCTTCTCATCCAAAGGTAGTTGCTGCTGCTAAGCAGTATATTGATTCGCACGGGTACGGTATGTCGTCGGTACGTTTTATCTGCGGTACACAAGACATTCACAAAGAACTTGAGCAAAAGATTGCTAAGTTTTTGGGTACTGAAGACACCATTTTGTACGTAGCGGCTTTTGATGCCAACGGAGGTGTGTTTGAACCTTTGTTTAATGAGGAAGATGCTATTATCAGCGATGAATTGAACCACGCCAGTATCATTGACGGGGTGCGTTTGTGCAAGGCTCAACGTTTCCGCTACAAAAACAATGATATGGCCGACCTTGAAGCTAAACTGATTGAAGCACAAGGTGCGCGCAACCGTATTATTGTTACTGACGGTGTGTTTAGTATGGACGGTACTATTGCCCAGTTGGATAAAATTTGCGACTTGGCTGATAAATACAAAGCCCTTGTGATGATTGATGAATCACACGCAAGTGGTTTTGTGGGTAAAACCGGTCGCGGTACGCACGAGTACTGCAATGTGATGGGTCGTGTAGATATTATTACCGGAACGCTGGGCAAAGCACTTGGTGGTGCATCAGGCGGTTTCACCTCAGGTAAAAAAGAAATTATTGAGATGTTGCGTCAGCGTTCTCGTCCTTATTTGTTTTCTAACACACTTGCTCCCTCTATTACAGGTGCCAGTATTGCCGTGTTGGATATGTTGAGCGAGACTACTGAGCTACGCGATAAACTGGAAGAAAACACCAAATACTTCCGCGAAGAAATGACCAAAGCAGGGTTTGATATTAAACCCGGCGTGCACCCTATTGTGCCCATCATGCTATACGATGCGGTAGTGGCTCAACAAATGGCCGATAAGTTGCTTGCAGAAGGTATTTATGTGATTGGTTTCTTTTACCCTGTGGTAGCTAAAGGGTTGGCGCGTATCCGTGTGCAAATTTCAGCAGGACACGACCGTCATCACCTTGAGAAAGCCGTAGCTGCCTTTACCAAGGTAGGCCGCGAATTGGGTGTATTGAAGGCAACCGCGTAA